In Bactrocera oleae isolate idBacOlea1 chromosome 3, idBacOlea1, whole genome shotgun sequence, a genomic segment contains:
- the LOC106616782 gene encoding phenoloxidase-activating factor 2 gives MTASVKLIALVVLSFWIDTTLCQNNCFPKCNYGTVAVVFITQKDTSTPSNVVKPGHISSCGYRNDNGLVAKNVETPHNVAQFGEFPWMVLISHPNGTYICGGSLIAPNVVLTTAHDVIDKIPEELSVRAGEWDRESDFEPYRHQNALVKEIICHEDFGRNTLNNDIALLILENSFTLMPNVQPICLPEINTKLDLINCVSSGWGQYKLRGIGADQQILEKVNLSVVPDSMCETQMRINCNAFYSKLNLHSSFICAGGVRGNEERMRGSGSPLICPDYNDPKRYYQVGIVAWGSGGSAQNVPGLYSNVMYLRNFIIKKLEEKGVNL, from the exons ATGACTGCGTCAGTAAAGCTTATTGCTTTAGTAGTACTATCCTTTTGGATAGATACAACACTATGCCAAAATAATTGTTTCCCGAAATGCAACTATGGAACTGTGGCCGTCGTCTTTATTACACAAAAAG ATACGTCAACACCCAGCAATGTAGTAAAACCCGGACATATTAGCAGTTGCGGTTATCGAAATGATAATGGTTTAGTcgcaaaaaatgttgaaacacCCCATAATGTAGCGCAATTTGGTGAGTTTCCATGGATGGTGTTAATTTCACACCCTaacggtacatacatatgtggaggTTCGTTAATCGCACCAAATGTTGTACTGACAACCGCACATGACGTCATAGACAAGATACCGGAGGAGCTGTCGGTGCGTGCTGGCGAGTGGGATAGAGAATCCGATTTTGAACCGTATAGACACCAAAATGCATTGGTTAAAGAGATCATATGTCATGAAGATTTCGGGCGCAACACCTTAAATAATGACATTGCGCTATTGATTTTGGAAAACTCATTCACCTTGATGCCGAATGTGCAACCCATCTGCTTGCCGGAAATCAATACAAAGTTGGATCTAATTAATTGTGTTAGCAGCGGTTGGGGTCAATACAAGTTGCGTGGAATTGGCGCTGACCAGCAGATTTTGGAGAAGGTCAATTTATCCGTTGTGCCGGATTCTATGTGTGAAACCCAAATGCGTATAAACTGTAATGCTTTTTATTCCAAACTAAATCTACATTCGAGTTTCATATGTGCCGGTGGCGTACGAGGCAATGAAGAACGTATGAGAGGTAGCGGCTCACCATTAATATGTCCCGACTATAATGACCCCAAACGTTACTATCAAGTTGGTATTGTCGCTTGGGGTTCGGGTGGTAGTGCGCAAAATGTTCCCGGCTTGTATTCGAATGTAATGTATTTacggaattttattattaaaaaacttgaGGAGAAAGGAGTGaacttataa
- the LOC106616984 gene encoding uncharacterized protein has product MAKLLHHFVVVLLLSISAVSLVWGRATKLADNSKQLLVFGSGKETSPPNFVRLVVMRLIYGLASTMGLEERLEDAFNGAFVPPNADGGLFSFGGYDDDDDGGALGALFDDI; this is encoded by the coding sequence ATGGCTAAATTGTTGCATCACTTTGTTGTGGTTCTACTGCTCAGCATCAGCGCTGTCTCTTTGGTCTGGGGTCGTGCGACTAAGCTGGCAGATAATAGCAAACAATTGTTGGTTTTCGGCAGCGGCAAGGAGACGAGTCCGCCAAATTTTGTGCGCTTGGTCGTGATGCGTCTCATTTATGGACTCGCCTCAACAATGGGTCTGGAGGAGCGACTGGAAGATGCCTTTAATGGCGCTTTTGTGCCGCCCAATGCTGATGGTGGTCTCTTCAGTTTCGGCGGTTACGATGACGATGATGATGGTGGCGCGTTGGGTGCACTCTTCGATGACATCTAA
- the LOC106617001 gene encoding nucleolin has translation MRSRTELVTTTFEDSEEDYSEDDDDSEEDWRPAASSSANKNGKKQKQNRLAGAAAGSGGTSSISGGGNAKRGRKRKGATNVGGGKQQTVVAKRKAPSAAYEESDDDDDDDDNDDDIDEDEDAVLNEELSDDELDDYEDYEAQATTGTAHVPATTKKGGGGGGVAAAATNNLPPKKQFTDKTSTSATPGATAGSSAAVPQHSLELLLYKRDLNEDYSKNNRLCLWRKDDNNLLQKYIRVKTAPEELLFTSSSVYSSWDDKRLSDFVSIKVKCLDPNNRRVKIMDTAELSKLVKEQTKNNEQQKLNKRKGNDGDESDDDGALDNDDNEEDDDELDTEDEDELDYGEAAASKTKTGAKKPPQKRAPTKSGVKNLKRNDSTDENDNEEDEEIDEDDIDDDEDDGDEDDDE, from the exons ATGCGTAGTCGCACAGAATTAGTGACCACCACTTTCGAGGACTCCGAAGAGGATTACAGCGAGGATGATGATGACTCCGAGGAGGATTGGCGTCCGGCCGCctcatcatcggccaataaaaatggcaaaaagcaaaagcaaaatcgTTTGGCTGGCGCAGCAGCGGGCAGCGGTGGTACTAGCAGCATCAGCGGTGGGGGCAATGCCAAACGTGGTCGAAAGCGTAAAGGCGCTACGAATGTGGGTGGTGGTAAGCAGCAAACAGTGGTGGCTAAACGAAAAGCACCCAGCGCTGCATACGAAGAAagcgatgatgatgatgatgatgatgacaatGATGATGATATCGATGAGGATGAAGATGCTGTGTTGAATGAGGAGTTGAGTGATGATGAGTTGGACGATTATGAGGATTATGAGGCGCAAGCAACGACCGGTACAGCACATGTGCCGGCAACTACAAAGaagggtggtggtggtggtggtgttgcagcagcagcaactaATAATTTGCCACccaaaaagcaatttacggataAAACTAGCACATCCGCAACGCCTGGTGCAACAGCAGGCTCTTCAGCAGCAGTTCCACAACATTCGCTTGAGTTGCTACTTTACAAACGGGATTTGAATGAGGATTATTCCAAAAATAATCGTTTATGCCTGTGGCGAAAGGATGATAATAACTTGTTGCAGAAATATATACGTGTTAAGACTGCACCGGAGGAGCTGCTCTTCACATCCAGCTCAGTG TATTCAAGCTGGGATGACAAACGCTTGTCTGACTTTGTAAGCATCAAAGTAAAATGTCTGGATCCGAATAATCGGCGTGTTAAAATTATGGACACCGCTGAGCTTAGCAAATTAGTCAAAGAACAAACGAAAAATAACGAACAACAAAAGTTGAATAAACGAAAAGGCAATGATGGCGACGAAAGTGATGATGATGGTGCACTCGATAATGACGATAACGAAGAAGATGACGATGAATTGGACACCGAAGATGAAGATGAGTTGGACTACGGCGAAGCGGCCGCATCGAAAACCAAAACAGGCGCCAAAAAGCCGCCACAGAAAAGGGCGCCAACCAAAAGTGGTGTGAAAAATTTGAAACGAAACGATAGCACTGATGAAAATGATAATGAGGAAGACGAGGAAATCGATGAGGACGACATTGATGACGACGAGGATGATGGTGATGAAGATGATGATGAgtaa